The Lacipirellula parvula genome window below encodes:
- a CDS encoding FxsA family protein, which produces MIRSLLLFAFGYIILEMILLISLGRAIGLLPTLLLVLGAGFVGAWLARREGLRSAMRMRSQMAAGAMPAAELTDGLLIGLAAVLLIIPGVLGDVIGIALLLPPARAFIRRSLAAKFDKAATFSRFTVDEGGRAMHTPRGDQIIDARVIETRVVEE; this is translated from the coding sequence ATGATACGTTCGCTACTGTTGTTCGCGTTTGGTTACATCATCCTGGAGATGATTTTGCTCATCTCGCTAGGGAGGGCGATTGGGTTGCTTCCGACGTTGCTACTAGTTCTGGGCGCCGGCTTCGTCGGTGCGTGGCTCGCGCGACGCGAGGGGCTGCGCTCCGCGATGAGAATGCGGAGCCAGATGGCGGCCGGCGCGATGCCCGCCGCGGAACTGACCGACGGCCTGCTGATCGGCCTCGCCGCGGTACTGCTAATCATCCCCGGCGTGCTCGGCGACGTCATTGGCATCGCCCTGCTGCTGCCGCCGGCGCGAGCGTTTATTCGCCGATCGCTAGCGGCGAAGTTCGACAAAGCGGCGACGTTTAGCCGCTTTACCGTTGATGAAGGCGGGCGGGCGATGCACACGCCGCGCGGGGATCAGATTATTGATGCCCGCGTCATCGAAACGCGCGTGGTTGAGGAGTAG